One genomic region from Rosa rugosa chromosome 1, drRosRugo1.1, whole genome shotgun sequence encodes:
- the LOC133724938 gene encoding ACT domain-containing protein ACR11, whose product MAVAMASCSLGLSLNTSNSSLKKPLVNPLPTGALLEGSPVFGSKSISIVQKGRWLSSSASIIAQASSATAVEDGKPDESDVIPVPKVIIDQDSDPDATVVEITFGDRLGALLDTMSALKNLGLNVVKANVFLDSSGKHNKFAITRADTGRKVDDPELLEAIRLTIINNLIQYHPESSSQLAMGTAFGIVPPPQQVDVDIATRIRIYDDGPNRSLLTVESADRPGLLVDLVRIITDISVAVESGEFDTEGMLAKAKFHVSYRGKPIIKPLQQVLSNSLRYFLRRPSTEESSF is encoded by the exons ATGGCTGTGGCTATGGCTTCTTGCAGTCTTGGGCTTAGCTTGAATACTAGTAATTCTAGTTTGAAGAAACCACTTGTAAACCCATTACCAACTGGGGCTTTGCTGGAAGGCTCCCCTGTGTTTGGTTCTAAAAGCATCAGCATTGTTCAGAAAGGAAG ATGGCTATCATCATCAGCTTCAATAATTGCACAAGCATCATCTGCTACAGCTGTGGAG GATGGTAAGCCAGATGAAAGTGACGTGATTCCAGTTCCCAAAGTTATCATTGACCAGGATTCTGATCCAGATGCAACTGTGGTGGAGATAACCTTTGGAGATCGGCTCGGGGCTCTTCTTGATACT ATGAGTGCGCTTAAGAACCTGGGCCTGAACGTTGTCAAGGCCAATGTGTTTCTGGATTCTTCTGGAAAGCACAACAAGTTTGCCATTACTAGAGC AGATACTGGTAGAAAAGTAGATGATCCAGAGTTGCTTGAGGCTATTCGTTTGACAATTATAAATAATCTGATACAGTATCATCCG GAATCAAGTTCCCAATTAGCTATGGGAACAGCATTTGGAATTGTGCCACCACCACAACAG GTTGATGTGGATATAGCAACCCGTATACGCATTTATGACGACGGCCCCAACCGAAG TTTGCTTACTGTGGAGTCAGCTGATCGCCCTGGATTACTGGTGGATCTTGTAAGGATTATAACTGACATTAGCGTTGCTGTTGAGTCAGGAGAATTTGACACCGAG GGGATGTTGGCCAAAGCAAAGTTTCATGTTAGCTATAGGGGTAAACCTATCATCAAGCCTCTCCAGCAG GTTCTTTCAAACAGCTTGCGTTACTTCTTGAGGCGACCATCGACTGAGGAGTCGAGTTTTTGA
- the LOC133745836 gene encoding uncharacterized protein LOC133745836 has protein sequence MDNKVWSCYPLQPYIHEIQLHAMKAAKIQVDYPGFEKHSGREMATVFARGAQTMNTMFFKPVGRKAFHKKSTSADMIRETRKFEGDEMKNKSHMGMGSENDGNISWVPHERTGIYYPKGQEKVMDEISPAAGRDMGVNWFT, from the exons ATGGATAATAAGGTATGGTCATGTTATCCTCTCCAACCCTATATACATGAAATCCAACTACATGCAATGAAAGCTGCAAAAATACAAGTGGACTATCCTGGCTTTGAAAAACACAGTGGTAGAGAAATGGCAACGGTCTTTGCGAGAGGAGCACAGACCATGAACACCATGTTTTTCAA GCCGGTGGGGCGAAAAGCTTTCCATAAGAAAAGCACTTCCGCGGATATGATAAGAGAAACCAGGAAGTTTGAAGGTGATGAAATGAAGAACAAGAGCCATATGGGTATGGGATCAGAAAATGATGGCAATATTTCCTGGGTTCCCCATGAGAGGACTGGGATTTATTACCCCAAAGGCCAAGAGAAAGTGATGGACGAAATTTCTCCAGCAGCTGGCAGGGATATGGGTGTCAATTGGTTCACTTAA
- the LOC133724937 gene encoding 4-coumarate--CoA ligase 1-like: MAIETPQSDIIYRSKLPDIPIPNHLPLHSYIFQNKSHLSSKPCIINGTTGDIHTYAEVELTARKVASGLNKLGIKQGDVVMLLLPNTPEFVFTFLGASFRGAMTTAANPFFTPAEIAKQAKASKAKLIITLASYYDKVKELSCDEVKLMCIDSPPPDSSCLHFSELTQSNEDDVPDVDISPNDVVVLPYSSGTTGLPKGVMLTHKGLVTSVSQQVDGENPNLYYSSDDVVLCVMPLFHIYSLNSVLLCGLRAGAAILVMQKFEIVSLLELMQKHRVSVAPIAPPIVLAIAKFPDLDKYDLGSIRVLKSGGAPLGKELEDTVRAKFPNVTLGQGYGMTEAGPVLTMSLAFAKEPFEVKPGACGTVVRNAEMKIVDPETGASLPRNQPGEICIRGHQIMKGYLNDPEATSTTIDKEGWLHTGDIGFIDDDEELFIVDRLKELIKYKGFQVAPAELEALLVTHPNISDAAVVPMKDDAAGEVPVAFVVRSNGSQITEDEIKQFISKQVIYYKRINRVFFIEAIPKSPSGKILRKELRAKLAAGSAN; encoded by the exons ATGGCAATCGAAACACCCCAAAGCGACATCATCTACCGCTCCAAGCTCCCGGACATCCCCATCCCAAACCACCTCCCTCTCCATTCCTACATCTTCCAAAACAAATCCCACCTCAGCTCAAAGCCCTGCATCATCAATGGCACCACCGGCGACATCCACACCTACGCCGAAGTCGAGCTCACAGCCCGGAAAGTCGCCTCCGGCCTCAACAAGCTCGGCATCAAGCAAGGCGATGTCGTCATGCTCCTCCTCCCCAACACTCCCGAATTCGTCTTCACCTTCTTGGGAGCCTCCTTCCGCGGCGCCATGACCACCGCAGCCAACCCTTTCTTCACTCCAGCGGAGATCGCCAAACAAGCGAAAGCATCGAAAGCCAAGCTGATCATCACTCTCGCTAGCTATTACGACAAAGTTAAAGAGCTGTCATGCGACGAAGTCAAGTTGATGTGCATTGACTCCCCGCCACCCGACTCGTCTTGTCTCCATTTCTCCGAACTGACTCAGTCCAACGAGGACGACGTGCCAGACGTTGACATCAGCCCGAACGACGTCGTGGTGTTACCCTACTCGTCCGGCACGACGGGGCTGCCGAAAGGGGTGATGCTGACGCACAAGGGCTTGGTGACGAGCGTGTCTCAGCAGGTTGACGGAGAGAATCCGAACTTGTACTACAGCAGCGACGACGTCGTTCTGTGCGTGATGCCGCTGTTTCACATTTACTCGCTGAACTCGGTCTTGCTATGTGGGTTGAGAGCCGGAGCTGCCATTCTGGTGATGCAGAAGTTTGAAATTGTTTCTCTTTTGGAGCTCATGCAGAAGCATAGAGTTAGTGTTGCGCCGATCGCGCCTCCGATTGTTCTGGCGATCGCGAAGTTTCCCGATCTCGACAAGTACGATTTGGGGTCGATAAGGGTGCTGAAGAGTGGAGGAGCACCGTTGGGGAAGGAGCTTGAAGACACAGTCAGAGCCAAATTTCCCAATGTAACGCTTGGTCAG GGCTATGGGATGACGGAGGCAGGACCGGTTTTGACAATGTCATTGGCATTTGCAAAAGAACCCTTTGAGGTAAAACCAGGTGCGTGCGGAACTGTGGTCAGAAATGCAGAAATGAAGATCGTAGACCCTGAAACAGGTGCCTCTTTGCCGCGCAACCAGCCTGGAGAGATTTGCATCAGAGGCCACCAGATCATGAAAG GTTACCTTAATGATCCGGAGGCCACAAGCACAACGATAGACAAGGAAGGATGGCTACACACAGGTGACATAGGCTtcattgatgatgatgaagagctCTTCATTGTTGATCGACTGAAGGAGCTTATCAAATACAAAGGATTTCAGGTGGCTCCTGCTGAGCTTGAAGCCTTGCTCGTCACCCATCCTAACATTTCTGATGCCGCAGTTGTCCC AATGAAGGATGATGCTGCTGGCGAGGTTCCGGTTGCCTTTGTGGTGAGGTCAAACGGATCTCAGATCACGGAGGATGAAATCAAgcaatttatttcaaaacag GTTATATACTACAAAAGAATAAATCGAGTATTCTTCATCGAAGCCATTCCCAAGTCACCATCTGGCAAGATCTTGCGGAAGGAGTTAAGAGCAAAGCTTGCTGCTGGCTCAGCAAATTGA
- the LOC133724939 gene encoding putative disease resistance protein RGA4 has protein sequence MAEEALVSFLVEQLGSFTFQHVEQHVKLVMNVKNEVATLTLNLKTIQAVLADAERRQVKEDSVRCWLNDLKEVSFEVDDVVDEWSTEILKQQIENQGDNAIVPKKKVCFSIPFRCLCTGQVTRIISRHDIAVRIKELNKKLASIHERQIFFEFLKKEIEFEQPERLKSLSIVDESGTFGRDHDKDILVSQLVSENSQERGGPLVISIVGFGGIGKTTLAQLAYSDDKVKECFRTRIWVCVSEPFVQIAVAKAILEGLNVSVPNSNELETFVRHISDSIEGKKFLLVLDDVWDSNHRKWEPFLTTLRCGGSGSRILVTTRITHVASTLGATTDHTIHLKELGEETCRSLFYHIAFFDGERKESKKFKDIGNEIVRRCKGFPLAAKTLGSLMRYKKTVQQWEDVLNSKIWEFEEVEQQVFQPLLLSYYDLEPLSKRCLLYCATFPKDHKIVKDELIELWMSQDYLKVKGGTKEDKIVGQRCFENLVLRSFFQDFEKDYQRNIDSCKMHDIVHDFVQYLTKDECFSMVVKGANERMELPSDEVRHLSLMFAPEGPFPVSSLNCKSLRTLTAFESKLTSIGVELISQSKSLRTLNLSENSIVEVPKEIGGLIHLRYLDLSQNRELKELPDSLCDLYNLQTLRLVGCFKLVKFPDEEAMRKLTKLKHLYVEGSCRLKSKGIGRLTGLQKLDVFHLNGYWGEDKEGTLKLQDLKNLNQLEGSLYIAHLESVEDASEGVKACLSEKHLLHLDLDFLCHNGCEKRVREEGTGQNDREILNGLQPHGDLESLTIRNCQLATSPCPDWIWSLHNLTSLVLQHYRNCELLSGPFGRLPSLETLAFVEMGKVKKVGVELLGIEERELQSSSSSSSSSLILFPKLKSLRFSNLFKWEEWEGVGGDFQNNITIMPSLSFLQFHYCPKLGTLPDFLRKTPLLSLVHLYGSEILEDRVRDKTSEEWAKISHVPNLDIDFRRI, from the coding sequence ATGGCTGAAGAAGCACTTGTGTCCTTCCTTGTAGAGCAGTTGGGTTCCTTCACCTTCCAACATGTGGAACAACATGTGAAACTTGTTATGAATGTCAAAAACGAAGTAGCAACTCTTACCCTCAACCTCAAAACTATCCAAGCTGTGCTGGCGGATGCAGAGAGGAGGCAAGTGAAGGAAGACAGCGTGAGATGCTGGCTCAATGATCTGAAAGAAGTGTCGTTCGAGGTAGACGATGTGGTGGACGAGTGGAGCACTGAAATCTTGAAACAACAAATCGAGAACCAAGGTGACAATGCTATTGTACCTAAGAAGAAGGTATGTTTCTCTATTCCCTTCCGTTGTCTTTGTACTGGCCAAGTCACTCGGATAATTTCTCGTCATGACATTGCTGTGAGGATAAAAGAGTTGAATAAGAAGTTAGCTTCGATTCATGAGCGGCAAATTTTTTTTGAGTTTCTTAAAAAGGAAATAGAATTTGAGCAACCTGAACGATTGAAAAGTTTGTCAATTGTCGATGAATCTGGGACATTTGGTAGAGATCATGACAAGGACATACTAGTAAGCCAATTGGTGAGTGAAAATAGTCAAGAAAGGGGGGGGCCTCTTGTCATCTCTATTGTAGGTTTTGGGGGGATTGGAAAAACAACTCTTGCCCAACTAGCCTATAGTGATGATAAGGTAAAGGAATGTTTTCGTACAAGAATATGGGTTTGTGTCTCAGAACCATTTGTACAAATTGCAGTTGCCAAAGCCATCCTTGAGGGTCTTAATGTAAGTGTCCCAAATTCAAATGAGTTAGAAACTTTTGTTCGACATATATCTGACTCTATTGAGGGCAAGAAGTTCCTCCTTGTCCTAGACGATGTTTGGGACTCAAACCATAGAAAGTGGGAGCCCTTCTTGACAACATTACGGTGTGGTGGCTCAGGGAGTAGAATTTTGGTTACAACGCGAATAACGCATGTTGCTAGTACACTAGGAGCAACTACTGACCACACAATCCATTTGAAGGAGTTGGGTGAAGAAACTTGTCGGTCATTGTTCTATCACATTGCATTTTTTGATGGTGAAAGAAAGGAGTCTAAAAAGTTCAAAGATATTGGTAATGAAATCGTGAGAAGGTGCAAAGGCTTTCCTCTTGCTGCTAAGACTTTGGGTAGTCTAATGCGGTATAAGAAAACAGTGCAACAATGGGAAGATGTCTTGAATAGTAAGATATGGGAATTTGAGGAGGTTGAGCAACAAGTTTTCCAACCACTATTACTAAGTTACTATGATTTAGAACCACTTTCCAAACGTTGTCTTTTGTATTGTGCTACATTTCCTAAAGATCATAAGATTGTCAAGGATGAGTTGATTGAGTTGTGGATGTCACAAGATTATCTTAAAGTTAAAGGGGGAACCAAAGAAGATAAAATAGTTGGTCAAAGGTGTTTTGAGAACTTAGTATTGCGGTCTTTTTTTCAAGATTTTGAGAAAGATTATCAGAGGAACATTGACAGTTGTAAAATGCATGACATTGTGCATGACTTTGTGCAATATTTGACCAAGGATGAATGCTTTAGTATGGTGGTTAAGGGTGCTAATGAGAGAATGGAGTTACCGAGTGATGAGGTCCGTCATTTGTCTTTAATGTTTGCACCCGAGGGTCCATTTCCTGTTTCTTCTCTCAACTGTAAGAGTTTGCGCACTCTCACAGCTTTTGAATCGAAACTTACTAGCATTGGCGTAGAGTTGATTTCGCAATCAAAAAGCCTTAGGACTTTGAATTTGAGTGAAAACTCGATTGTAGAAGTTCCAAAGGAGATTGGTGGATTGATACATTTGAGATATCTGGACTTGTCTCAAAACCGTGAATTGAAGGAATTGCCCGACAGTTTATGTGATTTATACAATCTGCAAACCTTGCGGCTTGTCGGCTGCTTCAAACTTGTCAAATTTCCCGATGAAGAGGCAATGAGAAAGCTAACCAAGTTAAAGCATCTTTATGTTGAGGGGTCCTGTCGTCTAAAATCAAAAGGGATAGGGAGGTTAACCGGTCTGCAAAAGCTAGATGTGTTTCATCTAAATGGTTATTGGGGTGAGGACAAAGAAGGGACGTTGAAGTTGCAAGATTTGAAAAACTTGAACCAACTTGAAGGGAGTCTTTACATTGCACACTTGGAGTCTGTGGAAGATGCGAGTGAGGGTGTAAAGGCATGTTTGAGTGAGAAACATCTCCTTCATCTGGATCTAGACTTCTTATGTCACAATGGATGTGAAAAGCGGGTGAGAGAAGAAGGGACGGGCCAAAATGATAGAGAAATACTGAATGGGCTGCAACCACATGGAGATTTGGAATCATTGACCATCCGGAACTGCCAGCTGGCTACTTCTCCGTGTCCCGATTGGATCTGGTCTTTACATAATCTGACAAGTCTTGTGCTTCAACACTACCGTAATTGTGAGCTGCTTTCGGGTCCATTTGGGAGATTGCCGTCGCTTGAAACACTTGCATTTGTTGAGATGGGGAAAGTGAAAAAGGTGGGAGTGGAGTTATTGGGAATTGAAGAAAGAGAATTAcaatcatcctcctcctcctcctcgtcttcTCTTATTTTATTCCCCAAATTGAAAAGCCTCCGGTTCAGTAACTTGTTCAAGTGGGAAGAGTGGGAAGGAGTGGGAGGGGATTTTCAGAATAATATTACCATAATGCCCTCCCTATCTTTCTTGCAATTTCATTATTGCCCGAAACTTGGTACGCTGCCCGACTTCCTGCGCAAGACACCACTACTGTCTTTAGTGCACCTCTACGGTTCTGAAATTCTCGAAGATAGAGTCCGGGACAAAACAAGTGAGGAGTGGGCCAAGATTTCTCACGTCCCAAACTTGGACATTGATTTCAGGCGGATTTGA